One genomic region from Rhodothermales bacterium encodes:
- a CDS encoding NAD(P)-dependent oxidoreductase translates to MPALANKTLFITGASRGIGKSIALRAARDGANIVIAAKTEVAHPKLPGTIYSAAAEIEAAGGRVLPCVVDIREEGQVRDAVDRAVATFGGIDILVNNASAIYLAGTEATPMKRYDLMHQVNTRGAFLCAQVCLPHLRNAANPHILNLSPPLNLEARWFAPHVAYTIAKYGMSLCVLGMAEEFKPDGIGVNALWPRTIIATAAVQNLLGGDEATRHARTPAIVADAAHWILSQDSRACPGDFFIDDEALARAGVTDLAGYAVTPGADLWPDFFI, encoded by the coding sequence ATGCCTGCACTCGCCAACAAGACGCTTTTTATCACCGGCGCAAGCCGGGGGATCGGGAAGTCCATCGCCCTCCGCGCCGCACGCGACGGCGCGAACATTGTCATCGCCGCCAAGACCGAGGTGGCCCATCCGAAGCTCCCGGGCACGATCTACTCCGCCGCCGCCGAGATCGAGGCCGCGGGAGGGCGCGTCCTCCCCTGTGTGGTGGATATCCGGGAGGAAGGGCAGGTCCGCGATGCCGTCGACCGTGCAGTCGCTACCTTCGGGGGGATCGACATCCTGGTCAACAACGCCAGCGCGATCTACCTGGCCGGCACGGAGGCCACGCCGATGAAACGGTACGACCTCATGCATCAGGTCAACACCCGCGGCGCGTTCCTCTGCGCCCAGGTATGCCTCCCCCACCTCCGCAACGCCGCCAATCCCCACATCCTGAATCTATCTCCCCCCCTGAACCTGGAAGCCCGCTGGTTTGCCCCCCATGTGGCGTACACGATCGCGAAATATGGGATGAGCCTGTGTGTGCTGGGCATGGCGGAAGAATTTAAACCCGACGGCATCGGCGTCAACGCCCTGTGGCCGCGGACGATCATCGCCACCGCCGCCGTCCAGAACCTCCTCGGGGGCGACGAGGCCACCCGGCACGCCCGCACCCCCGCCATCGTGGCGGACGCCGCCCACTGGATCCTCTCGCAAGACAGCCGCGCCTGCCCCGGAGACTTCTTTATCGATGACGAGGCCCTGGCCCGCGCCGGCGTCACCGACCTCGCCGGCTACGCCGTCACCCCGGGCGCCGATCTCTGGCCGGATTTTTTTATTTGA